In bacterium, the sequence ACGGGGCGGAACGCCCTGGGACGTCGTCTGCGATCTCGCACTCGAAGAGGATCTCGCGACGCGCTTCGAGATCGTCTTCGCCAACGACGACCTCGAAGGGGTGAGCGAGCTCCTCCGAGGCGAAGGCTGCGTCCTCGGCCTCTCGGATGCCGGAGCCCACGTCGGCCAGATCTGTGACGCAGTCATGCCGACGGACTTTCTCGCCGGCTGGGTGCGCGACCGATCCCTCATGTCGGTCGAAGCGGGGATTCGAAAGGTCAGCGGCGAGGTCGCGCGCGTGGCCGGTCTCGCCGACCGCGGAACCCTCGAGGTCGGGCAGGTTGCCGACGTGGTCGTCCTCGACTGGGAGCGACTCTCTCCGGGACCGGAGCGACGCGCCTTCGACTTCCCGGCCGGCGGAGAGCGCCTCACCGCGGATGCACCGACCGGGATCGAGACCGTCCTCGTCGCCGGCGCAGCGACGCGTCGGGAGGGGAAGTCGTGCCTCGGTTCGCTCGATCGTCTGCCGGGACGGGTCCTTCGCAGCGTGCCGGGATGAAGGCCTCGAACCCGATGGACTCCGGCAAGGGCCCTTCTTCCGCACGGAGCGCTCGATGGCGACGTTCGCCCTGATCCACGGCTCGATGCACGGCGCCTGGTGCTGGCGGGATCTCGAGCCGGCACTCGCGAAGCTCGGCCACCGGTCCCTCTCGGTCGATCTCCCCTGCGAAGACCCGCTCGCAGGTCTCGACGAGTACGCGCGAATCGTCATCGACGCACTCGAAGCCGCGCCGAGCGAACGCGTCGACGGAGAGCCGCTCGTCTTCGTCGGCCATTCCCTGGGAAGCCGAACGGTGCCGGTGGTCGCCGACCGCTATCCGAGCGCTCGAATGGTCTTCCTGTGCAGCGTGCCGACGCCGCTCGGCCCGGTCGACCCCGAGCGGTTCGCGGGCATGGTCACTCCCGACTACGCGCAGGCGACCTTCGAGTCCCGGGCCGATGGCACTCGCCGGATCGCCGCTGAGGACGCCCGCGAGCTGTTCTTCCACGATTGCGATCCGGGAATCGCGACCTGGGCCGTGGACCGACTTCGCTGGCAGGGCGACCGCCCCCTCGCGGAACCCTCTCCGCTCTCGCGCTGGCCGGAACGCCCGACGCAGGTCGTGCTCGCCCTCGACGACCGGGTCGCGCGACCCGAATGGCTCCTCGACGAAGCGCGTCGGTGGATCGGCGGGGGGGCGCCCATCACGATGTCGGGCGGGCACTCGCCCATGCTCGCTCGGCCCGAGGCTCTCGCGGAGATCCTGGTTTCGACGCTCCCCGACTGAGCGCGATCGGGCGGGGTCGACGTCCAGCCGGGACACCCGGCCCCACCGCTACGGCTTCACCTCAATCCGCCGTCGCTCCGCCGGTGAAGTTCTCGCGGTCGGTGTAGGTCCCGGGCTCTGGCCAGTTGGCCGACTCCGTCTCGCAGATCCGCTCGCGAAAGCGCCAGCGACCGTCGGGACAACGGACGAGCAGATCCCGATAGCGACCGAACGCCATGATGTCGGGGGCCCCGCCCTGCTCGCCGCCCGTCGAGTTGACCGCCAACCAGAAGCTCTCCGCTCTCGCGGTGTCGCCGTCGACGCGGATCAGGATCTGCGAACAGACGTGCTTGGCGTAGATGGCAGGCGGTCGCGGGTAGGCGGCGATGTACGCCCGGAGCTGCTCGTCTCCCTCGACCCGATAGATCTCTGCGAAGTCTTTCTGCGCATCGTTCACGAGGAAGAGCGCGTCATCGGTGAAACAGTCGCGCCAGACCACTTCTTCTCCGTAGTCCATCGAGTGCGCGTAGAGATCCATCGTGTGGCGAATCGCCCGCTCGATCTCCCAGTCGGGCAACACGCCGACGAAGTCCTTCATGATGCCGGATCCTCCCCGTCCGCCCTCGTCTCAGGCGGCCAGATGTCTTTCGAACAGCGAGAGCAGACGCTGGCGATGGCGCTCGTCCGCGTCGGCGTCATAGCCGTGCGCACCGACGAGGGCGAAGCCGTGGTGACAACCCGGATAGTGCTCGAGAGTGTAGTTCGCACCGGCCTCACGCAGGGCCGCATCGATTCGCTCCGTCTCGCCGGGGATGATGTAGGGATCGTGCTCTGCCACACCCAGATAGATTTCGCCGGCCATCCGATCGGCGAGAAGATGCGGGCTATCCTCTCGATCGGTCGCGAGGTTCGCCCCGTGGATCGAGGCCGCCACGGCGACCCGATCAGGCAGCCGCCCCGCCGCGAAGAGCGCGAGCGGCCCGCCCATGCAGTAGCCGACGCAGGCGATCCGATCCGGCCTGGCTTCCGGCCTGGCGGCAAAGAACTCGAGGAAGGCTTCGATGTCGCGGAGAACGCCCTCGTTGGTCACGAGCGCGACCATTTCCATGACACGGGCCTGCTGGTCCGGATCGTCCTGCAAGGTCGAGTGATCGAGCGGCTCGTAGTCCCCGGAGCGATAGAAGAGATCGGGGACGAGCACGTAGTAGCCGTACTGGGCGAGACGTTCGGCGGAAGCGAGGAGCGTCGGTCGGATGCCCATTCCGTCCATCAGGTAGACGACGGACGGCCAGGGTCCCTGCCCCGTCGTCGGATGAAAGACATGGGTCGGAACGCGGCCCTCGCCCGTCCGGATCTCGACGAATTCCCCGTTCATCGCTTCCCCCTGCACCGACACTGGAGAGATCCGCCGGGCGATCGTGGCTCCCCGGGGTCGGTTCCTCTTTGATAGCCTACCGACGTGAGAAGGGGAGACCCCATGTCGGTACTCGACGAAATGAAGACCGCCGCGCTGAGCGGATCCCTCGGAGCACTCGTATCCGGAATCGACCTGCGCGAGGTCGAGGGACCGGAGGAGGTCGCCGCCGTTCGCGCGCTCCTGCTAGACCGACTCGTGCTCGTCTTTCCCGACCAACACCTCGACGCCGAGGAGCAGCGCGCCGTGATGGCGCGCTTCGGCGAGGTCGAGAAGCACCCCGAGCGACCGCAGGTCCTGGCCGACAGCGACGAGGAAGTCGTCGTGATCACGCCGTCCGCCGGCGTCTCCGCCGTCTGGCATTGCGACTACGAGCCCGACTTCATGCCCTGCGGCATCTGCTCGCTCAACATGGTCCAGACGGCCGCGGACGGGGGCGGAGACACGATCTTCGTGAACGCCTACCGGATCTACGACAGCTTCTCGGAGCGCATGAAAGAGCTGCTGGACGGGCTGACCGCGATCCATCGCAACACCGGCAACAGCGGTCGACAGCGCGACGAGGCGTGGTTCCCGCTGGTCGGGACCCACCCCGAAACGGGTCGACGCGGACTCTTCTACAGCGCCCACCACGTACAGGACTTCGTCGAGCTGCTCCCGGAGGAGAGCGCCCTCCTGCTCGCCCGCCTGCAGGAGCTCACGCAGAAGCCGAACTTCGCCCTGCGCCACCACTGGAGCCCCGGCTCGATCGCACTCTGGGACAACCGCGCCGTCCAGCACTACGTCGTCCCGGATTTCGAGGGCGACCGCCTGCTCTATCAGGTGACCGTCCGAGCCGAGCCACTCGACCCCCTCCCCGACTACGAGCAGCCGAGCGAGTCCGATCTCGTGTCGGCGACTTCAGAGGTCGCCGCACGCTAGGAGCGGATCGTGTCTTCCAGGCCAGAGAGCCAAGCCCGCTACGCGCTCGTTCTCCTCTTTCTCGTGATGATGCTCAACGTGATCGATCGACAGATGCTGTCGATCCTGATCGAGCCCATCAAGGCCGAGCTCGGCGTCGGCGACGCGGCGATGGGGCTGCTCACGGGCACCTCCTTCGCGCTCCTCCACGTCGTCGCGATGATCCCGATCGCGAGCCTCGCCGATCGCCGATCGCGGCGCGGGCTGATCGCCCTGGGCCTCGGTGCCTGGAGCGCGCTGACCGCATTGACGGGGCTCGCGCGCAGCTTCACCGAGATGTTCTGGATCCGACTCGGATTGGGGGTCGGAGAGGCGACGGCGGTCCCGGCATCCCATTCCCTGGTCTCCGACCTCTTTCCCGTCGACCGCCGGGCAACGGCCCTCTCGATGCTGGTCCTCGCCAGTCCGATCGGCCAGATGATCGCCTACGCCGGCGGCGGGTGGGTCAACGAGGCGTTCGGATGGCGCGCGGCCTTCTTCGTCTTCGGCGTTCCCGGGATCGCGCTCGCGCTCGTGATCCGATCGACGCTCCACGAGCCGGCCAGGGGCCAGGCCGACGGAACGGCCGGTGAATGGACGCCGGTCCCGCTCGTGGCGGCGCTGCGACAGCTGCTCCAGCGCCCGACCTACCGTCATCTCGCAGCCGCCGGTGCGCTGTCGGCGACCGCCAACTACGCGCTCCTCATCTGGTCCGCCCCCCTGTGGATGCGGAGCTTCTCGCTCGACAGCGCCGCCGTCGGAACCTCGCTCGCGCTCGCGACCGGCCCCGCCAACGCGCTGGGCGTCCTGGTCGCGGGCCGTCTCGCCGATCGAGGGGCAGCACGCGACGCTCGTTGGCTCGTCTGGCTCCCCGCCACGGCCTGCGTCCTGGCGGTCCCGGCCTCATTGGCCTTCGTGTTCGCCGAGGAGTACGCCGCCGCCGTCGGCGCGGTCGTCCTCGCTTCGCTGCTGGGTTCGATGGTGATCGGACCGGTCTTCGCCGCGGTCCAGAGCGTCGCGGCGCCCCCGGTTCGCTCCATGGCCGCCGCGGCCCTCTCGCTTCTCCTCACGGCATTCGGGCTCGGGATCGGCCCCCCGCTCGTCGGCATGCTGAGCGACCTCGGGACCTCGGAGCTCGGCGTCGGCGCGCTTCGGCGCGCGCTGGCGGGCGCGATGCTGTGCTTCGCCTGGGGCGCAGTCCATCTCGTGATGGCCGCGCGGACGATCCGGAGCGACCTCGAGCGGGCATCGATCGGGCGCGCTTGATCCCGGTCGGTCGTCAGCCGGCCCCGACCGGCGCGATCGCGTCGACGTCGAACCCGTAGAGTCGAGCCACGTTGTCGCGCAGGATCGCCCGCTGCTCCTCGACCGGAACCTCGGCCAGGATCTCCGCCGCGATCTCACGAGAACGCGGGAACGTCGACTCCGTGTGCGGGTAATCGGAGCCCCACATGAGGGTGCCTTCCCCGCAGACGTCGCGGACCCGGATCCCGACCGCGTCT encodes:
- a CDS encoding dienelactone hydrolase family protein — encoded protein: MNGEFVEIRTGEGRVPTHVFHPTTGQGPWPSVVYLMDGMGIRPTLLASAERLAQYGYYVLVPDLFYRSGDYEPLDHSTLQDDPDQQARVMEMVALVTNEGVLRDIEAFLEFFAARPEARPDRIACVGYCMGGPLALFAAGRLPDRVAVAASIHGANLATDREDSPHLLADRMAGEIYLGVAEHDPYIIPGETERIDAALREAGANYTLEHYPGCHHGFALVGAHGYDADADERHRQRLLSLFERHLAA
- a CDS encoding TauD/TfdA family dioxygenase produces the protein MSVLDEMKTAALSGSLGALVSGIDLREVEGPEEVAAVRALLLDRLVLVFPDQHLDAEEQRAVMARFGEVEKHPERPQVLADSDEEVVVITPSAGVSAVWHCDYEPDFMPCGICSLNMVQTAADGGGDTIFVNAYRIYDSFSERMKELLDGLTAIHRNTGNSGRQRDEAWFPLVGTHPETGRRGLFYSAHHVQDFVELLPEESALLLARLQELTQKPNFALRHHWSPGSIALWDNRAVQHYVVPDFEGDRLLYQVTVRAEPLDPLPDYEQPSESDLVSATSEVAAR
- a CDS encoding MFS transporter, translated to MSSRPESQARYALVLLFLVMMLNVIDRQMLSILIEPIKAELGVGDAAMGLLTGTSFALLHVVAMIPIASLADRRSRRGLIALGLGAWSALTALTGLARSFTEMFWIRLGLGVGEATAVPASHSLVSDLFPVDRRATALSMLVLASPIGQMIAYAGGGWVNEAFGWRAAFFVFGVPGIALALVIRSTLHEPARGQADGTAGEWTPVPLVAALRQLLQRPTYRHLAAAGALSATANYALLIWSAPLWMRSFSLDSAAVGTSLALATGPANALGVLVAGRLADRGAARDARWLVWLPATACVLAVPASLAFVFAEEYAAAVGAVVLASLLGSMVIGPVFAAVQSVAAPPVRSMAAAALSLLLTAFGLGIGPPLVGMLSDLGTSELGVGALRRALAGAMLCFAWGAVHLVMAARTIRSDLERASIGRA
- a CDS encoding nuclear transport factor 2 family protein — encoded protein: MKDFVGVLPDWEIERAIRHTMDLYAHSMDYGEEVVWRDCFTDDALFLVNDAQKDFAEIYRVEGDEQLRAYIAAYPRPPAIYAKHVCSQILIRVDGDTARAESFWLAVNSTGGEQGGAPDIMAFGRYRDLLVRCPDGRWRFRERICETESANWPEPGTYTDRENFTGGATAD
- a CDS encoding alpha/beta hydrolase — protein: MATFALIHGSMHGAWCWRDLEPALAKLGHRSLSVDLPCEDPLAGLDEYARIVIDALEAAPSERVDGEPLVFVGHSLGSRTVPVVADRYPSARMVFLCSVPTPLGPVDPERFAGMVTPDYAQATFESRADGTRRIAAEDARELFFHDCDPGIATWAVDRLRWQGDRPLAEPSPLSRWPERPTQVVLALDDRVARPEWLLDEARRWIGGGAPITMSGGHSPMLARPEALAEILVSTLPD